A single window of Chloracidobacterium thermophilum B DNA harbors:
- a CDS encoding YIP1 family protein, giving the protein MQDANELSPGAEAQPVSTTVWQRLKGMFFTPGAVFAALRRQPEFLAPMLVMALLTAGFSVFFSVWVKVDPKEVARRAIERQLESQGKRWPDLSDAEQRQFEQDIEFSAGLQRFAPVIGIGVSVLATLALAGVYYLGMLLVRGQATFRQVLSVTAYATYATESVQYVLNILIILLRPPDVEQILKARGSFVISNPAPLLPESLPGWMLAAVRWVDVFSLWFIGLMAIGLAAVAYKKTPLQMAIIPGSLWLLGLLGSVMFALVTGGK; this is encoded by the coding sequence ATGCAGGATGCCAATGAACTTTCTCCCGGCGCAGAGGCACAACCGGTTTCCACCACGGTCTGGCAACGGCTGAAGGGCATGTTTTTCACGCCTGGCGCTGTGTTTGCAGCGCTGCGCCGCCAGCCTGAGTTTCTGGCCCCGATGCTGGTCATGGCGCTGCTGACAGCCGGGTTTTCGGTGTTTTTCAGTGTTTGGGTCAAGGTTGATCCCAAAGAAGTTGCCCGCCGGGCCATTGAGCGCCAGCTCGAAAGTCAGGGCAAGCGGTGGCCTGATCTTTCCGATGCTGAACAGCGCCAGTTTGAGCAGGACATTGAATTCAGCGCCGGGCTTCAGCGTTTTGCTCCGGTCATCGGGATAGGTGTTAGCGTCCTGGCGACCTTGGCGCTGGCGGGAGTGTACTACTTGGGCATGCTGCTTGTGCGCGGGCAGGCCACGTTCCGGCAGGTGCTCTCCGTCACCGCTTACGCCACCTATGCCACGGAGAGCGTCCAGTACGTGCTCAACATCCTCATCATCCTCCTGCGTCCGCCGGATGTTGAACAGATTCTCAAGGCGCGGGGTAGTTTCGTCATCAGCAATCCGGCACCGCTGCTTCCTGAATCCTTGCCGGGCTGGATGCTCGCGGCAGTGCGTTGGGTGGATGTCTTTTCCCTGTGGTTCATCGGGCTGATGGCCATCGGGCTGGCGGCAGTTGCCTACAAGAAAACACCGCTGCAGATGGCCATCATTCCCGGCAGTTTGTGGCTGCTGGGGCTGCTCGGTTCGGTGATGTTTGCACTGGTGACCGGCGGGAAGTGA